ATGAAGCAGGAGATGGCGAAGTTCGATCCTGCGGATGCCGGGAACTACGACCGCTTCTTTCAGGATGTGCGCGGGATCTATGATGCCGTGATCACCGACGGTTTGGGATCCAGGCCATTCGATTCCTGGTCCTCATTCCTGAAGTTCGTCCCCCGTGCGATCGGACTGGGCGGGATGCTTCCCGTCTACAGCTACGTCAGCAAGTACTTCCGGCACGAGCATAACCGCTTCGCATTCTCGTTCCATCCGCTCTTCATCGGCGGCTCGCCGTTCCGCGCGCCCAGCATCTATATCATGATCCCGTACCTCGAGCGCGAAGCGGGTGTGTGGTTCTCCCGCGGCGGGATGTACAGCCTGGTACAGGCATTCGAAAAACTGTTCCTGGAACTCGGCGGTACGATCAGGACGAATGCTGAGGTGCAGGAGATCGTCGTCCGTGACGGCGCGGCACGAGGCGTGCGTGTCGGTGGCGAAGTCCATGATGCCGACATCGTTGTATCGAACGGCGATGTGCCGTGGGTGTACAAGAACCTCATCGCGCCCGAACACCGGACGCACCGGTGGACCGACCGGGCGATCGACAAGCTGCACATCTCCATGAGCGTGTTCCTGCTGTACATCGGCGTCCGGAAGAAGTATCCGCAACTGAAGCACCATACGCTGATCATCAGCAAGCGGTACCGGGAGCTGGTGAAGGATATCTTCGAAAAGAAGACACTCCCCGACGATTTCTCGATGTATCTGCATGTGCCGACGCGGACCGATCCATCGATGGCCCCCGAGGGAGCCGAGAGCATTTATCTGCTCGTGCCGGTGCCGCATCTGGGAGCGTCGATCGACTGGGCGTCGACCGCAGGGCCCTTCCGTGAGCGGATCCTCACGTTCCTGGAAGAAGAGTTCGGACTCGAGGATTTCCGCTCAAATATCGATGTTTTGGAGACGTTCACGCCTGTGGATTTCAAAGAACAACTAAATGCCCATCTCGGGAACGCTTTTAGCATCGAACCGCGTTTAACACAGAGCGCGATCTTCCGGCCTCATAATAGAAGCGAAGAGGTCCGGGGTCTGTATTTTGTTGGAGCGGGGACGCATCCGGGAGGCGGGGTTCCGGGCGTGTTGCTTGGGGCTGAGGCGACTGAAGTCTGTATCGTCGAGGACAACAAGAGCTGATTTTTTTTGCCCCGGAACCAGAAACGAAGAATTCGTCAATAACAACCGAACCATATGCGCCCCAAAACGATGCACAAAACCGTGATATCCACGATCGACGTGGCACGATTGTTCAATGTCACGGAAACGACCGTGAAGCGCTGGGCGGATGACGGAATGCTCCGGTGCCAGAAAACGCCGGGTGGCCACAGGAAATTCCAGATCAGGAATGTCATCGAGTTCGCAGAGAAGAACAATTTCGAACCCACCGGCGTCCTCACGCTCCCGGGGCATGAAGGACAGGATGAGCGTGTGCAGATGGGGATCCTCAAGCGCGATTTTGCCACGCTCGTGCAGACCTTCGTTGAAAAAGCGCTTTCGCCGGACCGCTCCGATCTCTACATCTTCTTCTCCTATCTCTACGAACACCGCATCGCACTCTGGGAGATCTATGATCTCATCCTCCGGCCCGGCATGTACGAGATCGGCGAGCGCTGGAAACGCGGCGAGATCGGCGTCAGTCAGGAGCACCGCGCGTCGTACGAGACACTGGACGCGCTCGCAAAACTGCAGAACGAGATCCTGGTCAAACCCGCCACCGGCGATGCCGTGGTCTTCGCCTGTCTCGGTGACGAACTCCATGAGATCGGCCTCCGCTGCGCAGCGAATCTGTTCGAATCAGAGGGCTGGCAGACGCATTACCTGGGTGCACGGACGCCCGCCGATGCGGTGATCCTTGCGGCGCAGGAGCTGCGGCCAACGGTGGTCGCGCTTTCCATCACCCATGACCATGTCCACGATCAGCTCATGCACGATATCCGCGAGATCGCCGATGCGGTTGCGAAGATGGGGATCCGCCTGATCATCGGCGGCTCCGGCGTGCCCGTTGCCCTGCATCCTGAAGTATGGCACGACGGTGTGTTGAATTCTTCGCGCGAACTGGCGACGTTCATCGATGCCTGTGCGGCCGACCGCCGTGCACGCCGTTCGGAACAGGTGGGCTGACATGGAAGGCACCGCCCTCCATACCGTCGACCATGCGCGCGCGATCACGCGCCGGTACGCGCGGACGTTCTATTTCGCGTCGCACGTCCTGCCGCAGGACAAACGGGATGCAGCGTACGTGGTGTATGCCTTCTGCCGTTATGCGGACAATCTCACGGATGTGCACCGGGAAGATACCGAACGGATCCCTGATGCGGAACGGCAGATCGCCCGACTCCGGGAGGAGCTTGATGCGGTCTATGCCGGCGCCGACGTCCCGACCAGGTGGATCGCGCTGCGTGAGGTCGTCAGGACCTACAGCATCCCCCGCCTGTATTTTGATGAGTTGCTCACGGGTGTGGCGATGGACCTGACGCCGCGCAGGTTCGAGACCTGGGCCGATCTCGAGGTCTACTGCTATCGCGTGGCATCGGTCGTGGGGCTGATCATGACGCGTATCTTCGGGGCCACGACTGCGGCGGCGCTCCACCATGCAGCCCAACTCGGGACGGCGATGCAGCTCACCAATATCCTTCGCGATATCGGCGAAGACCTCCGGATGGGCCGCGTCTACCTTCCGCAGGAAGATCTGCGCGCGCATGGCGTGACGGAAGAGATGCTCGGTGCCGGCAGGGTCACGCCGGCCATCCGTGCGCTGATCCAATTCCAGATCGCGCGCGCCCGTACGCTCTATGCCGATGCGGATCCGGGGATCCCGATGATCCCCGACGACGGGTCCCGGTTCAGCACGCAGTTGATGAGAACCCTGTACAGCCGCATCCTCGATGCCATCGAGAAGAATGCCTACGATGTCTTCTCGCAGCGTGCACACGTCCGGCCGGGGATGAAATTGCGCCTTGCCGTTGTACTGATGCTCCGGTCCTTCGTGGGCCGCACGTCGCGTCCTGTCCGTGTCGCCTCCCGCGGAAGCATGGTGACACATCCTGATGCACATTCGCTGGGCCGCCCCGGGGGCGGCCGGTGAACTCAATTTTACCGGAGACCACTATGGCAATGCCGCTTCGTACACCGGCTCTCGAAGAGTCGCTCCCCCTGCTGATCGACCGTATGCTGCAAGAGTCTGTCAGCCAGGTCGAGCCTGCGTCGCTGCGGGAGATCCTGACCGAGGCCGTCGCCGGAGGAAAGCGCATCCGGCCCGTATTGACTGCACTTGCCTGCGAGGCCGCCGGCGGAGATGACAAGGATGCAGTGATCGCCGGTGCAGCATTGGAACTGCTTCACGTAT
This genomic window from Ignavibacteriota bacterium contains:
- the crtI gene encoding phytoene desaturase, translating into MKRVALIGSGFGGLAEAIRLQARGYEVTIFEKRAKVGGRAYQLVKNGYTFDMGPSLITAPFIIERVFHAAGRRMSDYLDILPLDPFYRIYFHDKTFMDYSGDPVRMKQEMAKFDPADAGNYDRFFQDVRGIYDAVITDGLGSRPFDSWSSFLKFVPRAIGLGGMLPVYSYVSKYFRHEHNRFAFSFHPLFIGGSPFRAPSIYIMIPYLEREAGVWFSRGGMYSLVQAFEKLFLELGGTIRTNAEVQEIVVRDGAARGVRVGGEVHDADIVVSNGDVPWVYKNLIAPEHRTHRWTDRAIDKLHISMSVFLLYIGVRKKYPQLKHHTLIISKRYRELVKDIFEKKTLPDDFSMYLHVPTRTDPSMAPEGAESIYLLVPVPHLGASIDWASTAGPFRERILTFLEEEFGLEDFRSNIDVLETFTPVDFKEQLNAHLGNAFSIEPRLTQSAIFRPHNRSEEVRGLYFVGAGTHPGGGVPGVLLGAEATEVCIVEDNKS
- a CDS encoding cobalamin-dependent protein (Presence of a B(12) (cobalamin)-binding domain implies dependence on cobalamin itself, in one of its several forms, or in some unusual lineages, dependence on a cobalamin-like analog.); protein product: MISTIDVARLFNVTETTVKRWADDGMLRCQKTPGGHRKFQIRNVIEFAEKNNFEPTGVLTLPGHEGQDERVQMGILKRDFATLVQTFVEKALSPDRSDLYIFFSYLYEHRIALWEIYDLILRPGMYEIGERWKRGEIGVSQEHRASYETLDALAKLQNEILVKPATGDAVVFACLGDELHEIGLRCAANLFESEGWQTHYLGARTPADAVILAAQELRPTVVALSITHDHVHDQLMHDIREIADAVAKMGIRLIIGGSGVPVALHPEVWHDGVLNSSRELATFIDACAADRRARRSEQVG
- a CDS encoding phytoene/squalene synthase family protein; translation: MEGTALHTVDHARAITRRYARTFYFASHVLPQDKRDAAYVVYAFCRYADNLTDVHREDTERIPDAERQIARLREELDAVYAGADVPTRWIALREVVRTYSIPRLYFDELLTGVAMDLTPRRFETWADLEVYCYRVASVVGLIMTRIFGATTAAALHHAAQLGTAMQLTNILRDIGEDLRMGRVYLPQEDLRAHGVTEEMLGAGRVTPAIRALIQFQIARARTLYADADPGIPMIPDDGSRFSTQLMRTLYSRILDAIEKNAYDVFSQRAHVRPGMKLRLAVVLMLRSFVGRTSRPVRVASRGSMVTHPDAHSLGRPGGGR